The sequence TCTTTTTCCTGGTCGTTGGAGTCCATCACGCGCTCGTTTTCCGCTTCTTTGCGGTCGAGGGTGCCGGACAGCTTCAGCAGCTTGTCCACCAGGGTGGTCTTGCCATGGTCGACGTGGGCGATGATGGCGATATTGCGGAGTTTTTCGATCACGGTGTCAGTCTCGATAGTGAGTCTTCGGCTGCCTCTGCGGCAGCGGGTGCCGGGCCTGGGCGCGGCGATGCAAAACGTCGGAGCGTAAGGCTACGCGCCGATTGTGTCGGGTGGACGATGGCGGATGCTGCCGCCGAACAGTCCGGGCTGACGGCGTTCGCCGATGCCCTTATTGCGGGCGGTAAACGCGCACATTGGTGTGCCCTTCGTTGACCAGGTGGTGAGCATGCAGGCGGCTCATCACGCCCTTGTCGCAATACAGGAGGTACTGGCGGTTCGGGTCCAGTTCCTTGAATTTGCTGTTGATCGCGTAGAACGGCATGGGCAGCACTTCGATGCCTTCCAGCTCCAGCGGTTCATCTTCCTGCGCATCCGGATGACGGATGTCCACGACGATCTGGCCGGGCAGCACTTCGCCGACCATTTCTACCGGCAGGTCCTTGCCCAGCTCGTCGATCACCCGGTCCACGGTCATCTGCGTGGCGCGTTCCAGGGCGCGGTCGAGCACGGCCATGTCGAACTTGGTCTCTTCGTGCTCGACGCGGTAGGGCTTGGCCTGGGTGGTCGGGTTCACCGAGATCACGCCGCAGTACTCGGGCATGTGCTTGGCGAACTCGGCGGTGCCGATCTGCGTGGCGGTATCGATGATGTCCTGCTTGTGGCTGGCGATCAGCGGGCGCAGGACCAGGGTGTCGGTCACCCGGTCGATCACCGAGAGGTTCGGCAGGGTCTGGCTGGAGACCTGGGAAATCGCCTCGCCGGTGACCAGCGCGTTCAGCTCCAGGCGCTCGGCCACACGGCTGGCAGCGCGCAGCATCATGCGCTTCAGGGTCACGCCCATGTAGCTGTCGTCGACCTTGGTGAGAATCTCGCCGACCACTTCCTCGAAGGGCACGCTGACGAAGAGCACGCGCTGCGAACGGCCGTACTTCTCCCACAGGTAGTGGGCGACTTCCATCACGCCCAGCTCGTGGGCGCGGCCGCCGAGGTTGAAGAACACGAAGTGGCTGATCAGCCCGCGGCGCATCATCTGGTAGGCGGCGACGGTGGAGTCGAAGCCACCCGACATCAGCACCAGCACCTGCTCCAGGGCGCCGAGCGGATAACCGCCGATGCCATTGTGCTGGGCGTGGATGACGTACAGGCGGTCGTGGCGGATTTCCACGCGCACTTCCACTTCCGGGTTCTTCAGCGATACGCCGGCCGCACCGCAGTGCTGGCGCAGGCCGCCGCCGACATAACGCTCGACGTCGATGGAAGTGAAGCTGTGATGGCCGGCGCGCTTGCAGCGCATCGAGAAGATCTTGCCCTGCAGCTTGTCGCCGAAGTGCGCCTTGCACTTCTCGAGGATGTCGTCGAAGTCGCCCAGCGGGTATTCGTGCACTTCCAGGAAGTGGCCGATGCCCGGCACGCAAGTCAGGCGCTCGATCATCTCGCGCAGGACTTTGGGCTCGGTGACCTTGGTCTCGACGTCCAGGTTGTCCCATTCGCCCTCGACCCGCAGCTCCGGATCCAGGTCGCGCAGCACGGTGCGAATGTTCTTGGCCAGCTGGCGGATAAAGCGCTTGCGCACCGGCCGGCTCTTGATGGTGATTTCCTGGAAGACCTTGACGATGAGTTTCATGCGTGAAAAGGCGCAAGCCCGAAGGGACGAAAAAAAGGGGCGGAATTATACTCGAAATTGCTCAAGACTTGAGCAAATTCCCGCAGATTCTTTTTGGTGCACCAAAATCGATCTTGCGCACCATGGCAGAGCACCATACTGGTGCAACATTCGCGCAATAATCTCCGCCCCGCCCGCGAAAACCCTCGCCAGACGGGCCTCTACCCAAAAACGAGCACTGGCACGCAACTTGCTCCCTTGTGAGGCAGGTTGCCCTGACGGAGTATTCCGGCCGGCATCACCCGACACTGGGGCACAGAAGTTCCCAGCTCTAATCCCTCCTGGAGGACAGCATGTCGTACAAGTCGCACCAACTGATCAAAGACCATGACGTGAAGTGGGTAGACCTGCGCTTCACCGATACCAAAGGCAAGCAGCAACACGTCACCATGCCGGCCCGCGACGCGCTGGACGATGACTTCTTCGAAGTCGGCAAGATGTTCGACGGTTCCTCCATCGCCGGCTGGAAAGGCATCGAAGCCTCCGACATGATCCTGCTGCCGGACGACACCACCGCCGTCCTGGACCCGTTCACCGAAGAGCCGACCCTGATCCTGGTCTGCGACATCATCGAGCCGAGCACCATGCAAGGCTACGAGCGCGACCCGCGCAACATCGCCAAGCGCGCCGAGGAATACCTGAAGTCCACCGGTATCGGTGACACCGTATTCGTCGGCCCGGAGCCGGAGTTCTTCATCTTCGACGAAGTGAAGTTCAAGTCCGACATCTCCGGCTCGATGTTCAAGATCTTCTCCGAGCAGGCTTCCTGGAACACCGACGCCGACATCGAAACCGGCAACAAAGGCCACCGTCCGGGCGTCAAAGGCGGCTACTTCCCGGTACCGCCGGTCGACCACGACCACGAAATCCGTACCGCCATGTGCAACGCCCTGGAAGAAATGGGCCTGGTGGTCGAAGTTCACCACCACGAAGTTGCCACCGCCGGCCAGAACGAAATCGGCGTGAAGTTCAACACCCTGGTCGCCAAGGCTGACGAAGTTCAGACCCTGAAGTACTGCGTGCACAACGTTGCCGACGCGTACGGCAAGACCGTGACCTTCATGCCGAAGCCGCTGTACGGCGACAACGGCTCGGGCATGCACGTACACATGTCCATCTCCAAAGATGGCAAGAACACCTTCGCTGGCGAAGGCTATGCCGGCCTGTCCGATACCGCCCTGTACTTCATCGGCGGCATCATCAAGCACGGCAAGGCCCTGAACGGCTTCACCAACCCGTCGACCAACTCCTACAAGCGTCTGGTCCCGGGCTTCGAAGCTCCGGTAATGCTGGCCTACTCCGCCCGCAACCGTTCCGCCTCGATCCGTATCCCGTACGTTTCCAGCCCGAAAGCCCGCCGTATCGAAGCGCGCTTCCCGGACCCGGCTGCCAACCCCTACCTGGCCTTCGCTGCCCTGCTGATGGCCGGCCTGGACGGTATCCAGAACAAGATTCACCCCGGCGATGCCGCCGACAAGAACCTGTACGACCTGCCGCCGGAAGAGGCGAAAGAGATCCCGCAGGTTTGCGGCAGCCTGAAAGAGGCGCTGGAAGAACTCGACAAGGGCCGCGCGTTCCTAACCAAGGGCGGCGTGTTCACCGACGAGTTCATCGATGCCTACATCGAGCTGAAGTCGGAAGAAGAGATCAAGGTGCGCACCTTCGTGCACCCGCTGGAATACGACCTGTACTACAGCGTGTAATCCGCGAAGACCAATAATCAGCTGCACCATTAAGGCCTCCCTCGGGAGGCCTTTTTTATGCCTGCGCTTCCTGTTCCGTCAGAGCGGTTCGACCAGGTCTTCGATGCGCGCCAGCGGCTTCACCTGGGCGCCGCCTTCGGCCGAAATCTGCCCATGTACCCGGCAGCCCTCGATGATCCGAAGGCTGCTCGCACTGATCCGGGTCGGCACCTGCGGCGCGCCTATCACGCATTCGCGCGCCAGGCTCAGGTTGCGCCCGACCATCAAAGGTCCGGCCACCCGCGAGCGCCGGCCGACCCGTACAGAGCCGCGGGCGATGATGGCGCCGGCGACTTCCGCGCCCTCGTCCATCCACACGCCGCCTTCCACCTGCACCGAACCGCGCACCGTGGAATAGCGCCCCAGATAGAGGTCGCCATGTACCTGCAGGTCGCCGTTCACGCAATCGCCGGCGGCCACGCGATACTCGCCCTCCTCCACGTGACGCCCGGCGGAACTCACCGCGGCCACGCCCAGCGGCGCCCGCGAGCAATCGCCGAAGCGGATCTCGTTGGCGCTCAGGCTCCAGAAGCGCAGCGGCGGGCGCACCCGCAGCAGCCCGCTGATTTCCACGGCGCCATGCACCTGGCGATCGGCCGGGTGCAGCCCCAGCGGCAGGGAGAGCAGATTATCCGGCGGCATTGCGCGCTGCGGCTCGGACGCCGCCGTCACCTCAGGCAGCGGCCTCACCGGCATCTCGTGCAGGGCCGGCGGCTCAGGCAGCGCCAGCGCCGGACGCGGCAGCAACCTGGGCAAGGCCATCAGCAGCAGGCAGACGGCCAGAACTAAAAGCGCGGTCATGGGGCGCTCCTCCCTCTTCAAAGCAAGCCTGCCCCGGCTTTCTCGCGTGCGGCCCGGCAGGGGCGGCGACAATCCGGGGCGGCGGATTCATTCATTGCCGGAGGCGCGTCCTTTGACCGCATCCGAGTGGGGGTAGGCCTATTCGATACCACCAGGGCCGTATCCCCATTGACATCTGTCAGACATTTCTCCGATCCGCTGCCTCTGACCCTTCATCGGCTGCGGACACTGTTAACCCTTGCGCAAAGACGCCAAGCCGAGCGCGTTTCACTTGCCTCCCGACGTGCGCGATGCAAGGCTTAGCGCATCGTTTCCCGGGAGACCGCGCATGCGCGTGCCAGTCCTCTGCCTGATGCTCGCCGTGGCCGGCTCGGCCAGCGCGCAGATCTATTCCTACACCGACGCCAACGGCAAGACCGTCTACACCAACCAGCCGCCTGCCAACGTAGGCGCCAAACCGGTGCAACTGCCGCCGACCAACAGCATCGGCCCGCAGAAGCCGGTCGCCAGCCCAGGCAACGGCGCCGGCAACCCGAGCGCACCCTACGCCATCCTGGCCATCGGCAACCTGCCCGACGAAGAGGCCATGCGCGCAAACAACGGGACTTTCGACATCGAAGTGATCATCCAGCCGCAACTGGCACCGGGGAGCAGCCTGCAACTGCGCCTGGACGGCCAGCCTTACGGCGCGCCGAGCACTTCCACGCACTTCACCTTGGATAACATCGACCGCGGCGACCACAGCCTGTCGGTCGACGTGCTGATGGGCGATCGCGTGGTGCAGTCCAGCGCCCCGGCCAACTTCACCATCCAGCGCATCAGCACCAACAGCCCGGCGCGCACCAAGCCGACGCCGAGGGCGGGCGGTTGATGAGACACCTGATCTGCGGCCTGCTGCTCCTGGCCAGCTTCGGCACGAGCGCGGAGGTTTATACCTACATCGATCACGATGGCAACCGGGTCTTCACCGACCAGCCGACGCGCGGTAATGCCCAGCGTCTGAATCTGGCGCCCCCCAATGCCATGCCGAAGATGCCCGCCCCGCTCTACGCGCCCGCCGCCCCCGCGGAAGCGCCGGCGCCGCCGCTCTACCAGGTGCTGCGCATCCTGGTGCCGGAGCCCGACGCGACCATCCGCGCCAACGACGGCGAGCTGATCGTCAGCATCTCAAGCGACCCCAACCTGCTGCCCGGGCACTTCTACCGGCTCTACCTCGACGGCGTGCCGGTCGGAAAGCCCAGCCACAGTCCGGTCTTCCCGCTCCACAACCTGGATCGCGGCACCCACCAGTTGTCTGTGGAAATCCTCGACCAACGCGGCCAGACCCTCGAACAGACGCCGAACCAGCCCTTCCACATGGTCCGTGTTTCCGTCGCCGACAATCCGCCGAGCCCGGCGCCCTTGGTCGCGACCCACCCCTGAGCGAAGTCGCGCACCATATTGGTGCTTTAGCCTGCACCACTTTCTATACTCTCCCCATTTCAGGTCACGCCAGGCGCGCAGCATCCCGCCACTTTCGCCATATTTCCGCGCAATACGCCGCACGGCGCGACTTTTCAGGGCTTGGTTTGCTTTTTGCATTTCCCTGCACAACCTTGGAACCTCTGTCCGCCATGCCAACAGAATCCCAGCTCCGACTGCTCCTCGATAACCTCACCACGGCGGTGATTCTGCTCAACGCGGAACTGCGCCTGGAATACATGAACCCGGCCGCCGAGATGCTCCTGGCCGTCAGCGGGCAACGCAGCCACGGGCAGTTCATCAGCGAGCTCTTCACCGAGTCGCAGGAAGCCCTGCAATCGCTGCGGCAGGCGGTGGAAGAAGCCCACCCCTTCACCAAGCGCGAAGCGACCCTGACCTCCATCACCGGCCAGAGCA is a genomic window of Pseudomonas knackmussii B13 containing:
- the thiI gene encoding tRNA uracil 4-sulfurtransferase ThiI: MKLIVKVFQEITIKSRPVRKRFIRQLAKNIRTVLRDLDPELRVEGEWDNLDVETKVTEPKVLREMIERLTCVPGIGHFLEVHEYPLGDFDDILEKCKAHFGDKLQGKIFSMRCKRAGHHSFTSIDVERYVGGGLRQHCGAAGVSLKNPEVEVRVEIRHDRLYVIHAQHNGIGGYPLGALEQVLVLMSGGFDSTVAAYQMMRRGLISHFVFFNLGGRAHELGVMEVAHYLWEKYGRSQRVLFVSVPFEEVVGEILTKVDDSYMGVTLKRMMLRAASRVAERLELNALVTGEAISQVSSQTLPNLSVIDRVTDTLVLRPLIASHKQDIIDTATQIGTAEFAKHMPEYCGVISVNPTTQAKPYRVEHEETKFDMAVLDRALERATQMTVDRVIDELGKDLPVEMVGEVLPGQIVVDIRHPDAQEDEPLELEGIEVLPMPFYAINSKFKELDPNRQYLLYCDKGVMSRLHAHHLVNEGHTNVRVYRPQ
- the glnA gene encoding glutamate--ammonia ligase, giving the protein MSYKSHQLIKDHDVKWVDLRFTDTKGKQQHVTMPARDALDDDFFEVGKMFDGSSIAGWKGIEASDMILLPDDTTAVLDPFTEEPTLILVCDIIEPSTMQGYERDPRNIAKRAEEYLKSTGIGDTVFVGPEPEFFIFDEVKFKSDISGSMFKIFSEQASWNTDADIETGNKGHRPGVKGGYFPVPPVDHDHEIRTAMCNALEEMGLVVEVHHHEVATAGQNEIGVKFNTLVAKADEVQTLKYCVHNVADAYGKTVTFMPKPLYGDNGSGMHVHMSISKDGKNTFAGEGYAGLSDTALYFIGGIIKHGKALNGFTNPSTNSYKRLVPGFEAPVMLAYSARNRSASIRIPYVSSPKARRIEARFPDPAANPYLAFAALLMAGLDGIQNKIHPGDAADKNLYDLPPEEAKEIPQVCGSLKEALEELDKGRAFLTKGGVFTDEFIDAYIELKSEEEIKVRTFVHPLEYDLYYSV
- a CDS encoding polymer-forming cytoskeletal protein; translation: MTALLVLAVCLLLMALPRLLPRPALALPEPPALHEMPVRPLPEVTAASEPQRAMPPDNLLSLPLGLHPADRQVHGAVEISGLLRVRPPLRFWSLSANEIRFGDCSRAPLGVAAVSSAGRHVEEGEYRVAAGDCVNGDLQVHGDLYLGRYSTVRGSVQVEGGVWMDEGAEVAGAIIARGSVRVGRRSRVAGPLMVGRNLSLARECVIGAPQVPTRISASSLRIIEGCRVHGQISAEGGAQVKPLARIEDLVEPL
- a CDS encoding DUF4124 domain-containing protein; translation: MRVPVLCLMLAVAGSASAQIYSYTDANGKTVYTNQPPANVGAKPVQLPPTNSIGPQKPVASPGNGAGNPSAPYAILAIGNLPDEEAMRANNGTFDIEVIIQPQLAPGSSLQLRLDGQPYGAPSTSTHFTLDNIDRGDHSLSVDVLMGDRVVQSSAPANFTIQRISTNSPARTKPTPRAGG
- a CDS encoding DUF4124 domain-containing protein, which produces MMRHLICGLLLLASFGTSAEVYTYIDHDGNRVFTDQPTRGNAQRLNLAPPNAMPKMPAPLYAPAAPAEAPAPPLYQVLRILVPEPDATIRANDGELIVSISSDPNLLPGHFYRLYLDGVPVGKPSHSPVFPLHNLDRGTHQLSVEILDQRGQTLEQTPNQPFHMVRVSVADNPPSPAPLVATHP